From Lysinibacillus sp. SGAir0095, the proteins below share one genomic window:
- a CDS encoding endonuclease MutS2, which produces MIAERALRTLEYDKVREQVANFCTSSLGKSTIEQLIPETDFDTVVELLEEMDEGLSILRVKGNVPMGGIFDVRPQAKRAQIGGMLSPMELMEIASTIRASRILRNFIEDIEQEEDITVPHFVERKEQMPILTALQHEINDCIDDNGAVLDSASTTLRSIRQSLRAEEAKVRQKLESLTRGSNATKMLSDAIVTIRNDRFVIPVKQEYRSHYGGIVHDQSSSGQTLFIEPESVVQANNEIQRLKVKEKAEIERILLELSSKVQEVAHDLFVLVQILGDIDVILAKGKFGQAFKCTKPKMNQEGYIRLVRARHPLISIEEAVPNTIEFGRDVTAIVITGPNTGGKTVTLKTVGLCTLMAQAGLPVPALDGSELAVFDQLFADIGDEQSIEQSLSTFSSHMVNIVDILGKFDARSLVLFDELGAGTDPQEGAALAISILDEVVGRGARVMATTHYPELKAYGYNRPGVVNASVEFDIETLSPTYRLLIGVPGRSNAFEISKRLGLKESIIQQARSFTGSNRHEVESMIASLEESRRRSEREADEAHALLEEAQQLHEQLEERLRTYDEKKEALEKKAKEKARKIIDEAKMESDKVIAELREMRANASKVVKEHELIEAKKKLDAAAPQENQVLKKQAQIRERAQNLKLGDEVKVLSYGQKGTLVEKVSETEWVVQIGILKMKLEESDLQYVKPEKEKQTVVMTNVKNRSGHVKLELDLRGERYEEAILRTEKYIDDALLANYPRVSIIHGKGTGALRQGIQNFLKGHKRVKSYRYGEAGEGGFGVTVVELK; this is translated from the coding sequence GTGATCGCTGAACGCGCATTAAGGACATTAGAATATGATAAAGTACGGGAACAAGTTGCGAATTTTTGCACATCCTCATTGGGAAAAAGTACAATAGAGCAACTAATACCCGAAACGGATTTTGATACAGTAGTTGAACTGTTAGAAGAGATGGATGAAGGGCTCTCGATTTTACGAGTTAAAGGCAATGTACCAATGGGCGGTATCTTTGATGTCCGTCCTCAAGCTAAACGTGCACAAATCGGTGGTATGCTGAGCCCGATGGAGTTAATGGAAATTGCAAGTACCATCCGTGCAAGCAGAATCCTTCGAAATTTTATTGAAGATATTGAGCAGGAAGAAGATATTACAGTTCCTCATTTTGTTGAAAGAAAAGAGCAAATGCCAATCTTAACTGCATTACAGCATGAGATTAATGATTGTATTGATGACAATGGGGCAGTTTTAGACTCTGCCAGCACTACATTACGATCGATTCGACAATCTCTTCGTGCAGAGGAAGCAAAAGTAAGACAAAAATTAGAAAGCTTGACTCGTGGATCTAACGCTACAAAAATGCTTTCAGATGCCATTGTAACAATACGTAATGATCGTTTTGTTATACCAGTTAAACAGGAGTATCGTAGTCATTACGGAGGGATTGTTCATGATCAATCATCTTCAGGACAAACTCTTTTCATTGAACCAGAATCAGTTGTACAGGCAAATAACGAGATACAACGTCTAAAGGTGAAGGAAAAAGCGGAAATTGAGCGTATTTTATTAGAATTGTCATCGAAGGTGCAGGAAGTGGCGCATGATCTTTTTGTTCTTGTTCAAATTCTGGGAGATATTGATGTTATCCTAGCCAAAGGGAAATTTGGACAAGCATTTAAATGTACTAAACCTAAGATGAATCAAGAGGGTTATATCCGTTTAGTTCGCGCTAGACATCCTCTCATTTCTATTGAGGAAGCTGTCCCAAATACGATAGAATTTGGACGTGATGTTACAGCAATCGTCATTACTGGTCCAAATACAGGTGGTAAAACAGTTACTTTGAAAACTGTTGGCCTATGTACTTTAATGGCACAGGCAGGATTACCTGTACCGGCATTGGACGGTTCAGAATTAGCAGTCTTTGATCAGTTATTTGCGGATATTGGAGATGAACAATCCATCGAGCAATCTTTATCGACATTCTCTTCTCATATGGTCAATATTGTTGATATCTTAGGGAAATTTGATGCTCGATCACTTGTGTTATTTGATGAATTAGGAGCTGGGACGGACCCACAAGAAGGGGCTGCTTTAGCCATTTCCATCCTGGACGAAGTAGTTGGACGTGGTGCACGAGTAATGGCGACAACTCACTATCCTGAGTTAAAGGCATATGGCTACAATCGTCCAGGTGTTGTCAATGCAAGTGTAGAATTTGATATCGAGACATTGAGTCCAACCTACCGATTATTAATAGGTGTGCCTGGACGTTCAAATGCATTTGAAATTTCGAAACGACTTGGTTTAAAAGAATCGATTATTCAACAAGCCCGTAGCTTTACAGGCTCAAATCGCCATGAAGTTGAATCAATGATTGCCTCATTAGAGGAAAGTAGACGTCGTTCCGAACGCGAGGCAGATGAAGCCCATGCATTATTGGAAGAAGCTCAACAATTGCATGAACAATTAGAAGAGCGGCTAAGAACTTATGATGAGAAGAAGGAAGCATTAGAAAAAAAAGCAAAAGAAAAAGCCCGCAAAATTATCGATGAAGCAAAAATGGAATCTGATAAAGTAATTGCTGAACTCCGCGAGATGCGTGCGAATGCAAGTAAAGTTGTAAAAGAGCATGAGCTGATTGAAGCGAAGAAAAAACTCGATGCAGCTGCTCCACAAGAGAATCAGGTACTAAAAAAACAAGCACAAATTCGAGAGCGTGCCCAAAACTTAAAGCTTGGGGACGAGGTAAAGGTATTGAGTTATGGCCAAAAAGGAACGTTAGTTGAAAAAGTATCGGAAACTGAATGGGTAGTTCAAATTGGTATACTGAAAATGAAACTGGAAGAATCAGATTTACAATATGTAAAGCCTGAAAAAGAAAAGCAGACAGTTGTCATGACAAATGTGAAAAATCGCAGTGGTCATGTTAAACTAGAATTAGATTTACGCGGTGAACGTTATGAAGAAGCCATTTTAAGAACAGAGAAATATATCGATGATGCACTTTTAGCTAATTATCCCCGTGTATCAATCATTCATGGTAAAGGGACAGGTGCACTGAGACAAGGGATCCAAAACTTCTTGAAGGGTCATAAGCGTGTGAAATCATATCGTTATGGTGAAGCCGGAGAAGGTGGATTCGGGGTAACGGTAGTAGAGTTAAAATAA
- the polX gene encoding DNA polymerase/3'-5' exonuclease PolX produces the protein MNKKIVIKTLEKIALLLELQGENPFKVSAFRKAANALELDERSLNEIEDITKLKGIGKGTATVIHELIETGASSQLKELEEAVPKGLIPLLKLPGLGGKKLAKLYSELGVDSVESLKEACETKKIQKLAGFGPKSEEKILKELEHFGERSERLPIWYLQEIVTEINELLYSIDEIQKFSVAGSFRRVSEMSKDVDFIVATKQPEVVKERLLKSLHVKEIVAAGDTKVSVILDAEDPVSVDFRLVKLNEYATALHHFTGSKDHNVRMRQLAKEQGKKISEYGVEQPDGSMMTFDSEEAFFDHFDLPFIPPTVRESGKELERLDELDGLVTLEQIVSDLHMHTTWSDGAHTVKEMGEALIERGYTHGVITDHSQYLKVANGLTPERLEKQRLEIIDFNEAHPNFRLFAGTEMDILPDGSLDFEEDVLKELDFVIASIHSSFSQSQETIMERLYTAIQNPYVHMIAHPTGRIIGQREGYNPDIPQLIKWAAEYGKILELNASPYRLDLRIEHLIMAMELNVPIAINTDAHAIEQLNVMEIGTKYAQKAWLRKELIVNTWSLKQFESFIRG, from the coding sequence ATGAATAAAAAAATAGTCATTAAAACTCTTGAGAAAATTGCCTTATTATTGGAACTTCAAGGTGAAAATCCTTTTAAAGTTTCTGCATTTCGTAAGGCAGCCAATGCCCTTGAATTAGATGAACGTAGTTTAAATGAAATAGAAGATATCACAAAACTAAAAGGAATTGGAAAAGGTACAGCAACCGTTATTCATGAGCTAATTGAAACGGGTGCTTCATCTCAACTGAAAGAACTTGAGGAAGCAGTGCCTAAAGGTTTAATTCCACTATTAAAACTACCGGGTTTAGGCGGTAAGAAATTAGCAAAACTTTATAGTGAGCTAGGTGTTGATAGTGTGGAAAGCTTAAAAGAAGCGTGTGAAACAAAAAAAATTCAAAAATTAGCTGGCTTTGGACCAAAATCAGAAGAAAAAATACTAAAAGAACTCGAGCACTTTGGAGAACGAAGCGAGAGATTACCAATATGGTATCTTCAAGAAATCGTCACGGAGATCAATGAATTATTGTATTCAATTGATGAAATTCAAAAGTTTTCCGTGGCAGGAAGTTTCCGCAGGGTTAGTGAAATGAGCAAGGATGTTGATTTTATCGTTGCTACTAAACAGCCTGAGGTGGTAAAAGAGCGATTGCTCAAAAGTCTCCATGTAAAAGAAATTGTGGCAGCCGGAGATACAAAAGTGTCTGTAATATTAGATGCTGAAGATCCTGTAAGTGTAGATTTCCGACTAGTTAAGCTAAATGAATACGCAACAGCCCTTCATCATTTTACTGGTTCAAAGGATCACAATGTCCGCATGCGACAATTGGCCAAGGAGCAAGGGAAGAAAATAAGTGAATATGGAGTAGAACAACCAGATGGCTCCATGATGACCTTTGACTCTGAGGAAGCTTTCTTTGACCATTTCGACCTGCCATTTATCCCGCCGACAGTTCGTGAATCAGGGAAAGAGTTAGAGCGTTTAGATGAACTGGATGGACTAGTTACTCTTGAGCAAATTGTTTCAGATTTGCATATGCATACTACATGGTCTGATGGTGCCCATACAGTAAAGGAAATGGGTGAAGCGTTAATTGAACGTGGCTATACACATGGTGTTATCACAGACCATTCACAATATCTAAAGGTTGCAAATGGCCTTACACCAGAAAGATTAGAAAAACAACGTCTAGAAATAATTGATTTTAATGAAGCACATCCAAATTTCCGCCTATTTGCTGGAACTGAAATGGATATTTTACCGGATGGTTCATTAGATTTTGAGGAGGATGTTCTAAAAGAACTGGATTTTGTTATTGCATCAATCCATTCGAGTTTCTCCCAATCACAGGAAACAATTATGGAAAGACTTTATACAGCAATTCAAAATCCATATGTTCATATGATTGCGCATCCAACAGGTCGAATTATTGGCCAGCGTGAAGGTTATAATCCAGATATACCACAATTGATAAAATGGGCTGCAGAATATGGCAAAATTCTTGAACTAAATGCAAGCCCGTACCGATTAGACTTACGTATCGAACACTTAATAATGGCCATGGAGCTAAATGTTCCAATTGCCATTAACACGGATGCCCATGCGATTGAACAGCTAAATGTAATGGAAATTGGGACAAAGTATGCTCAAAAAGCGTGGCTGAGAAAAGAACTAATTGTCAATACATGGTCATTAAAGCAATTTGAATCTTTTATTCGCGGTTAA
- a CDS encoding CvpA family protein: protein MLDIILLIIFAASILVGLKRGFIVQAIHLLSFFVALIVAYIYYKPLAEKFVLWIPYPGVTDDSSMMLVLDQLNVDQTFYRIIAFAVIFFGVKIALQILGSIFDFLTYLPILNSVNRLLGAVLCFVEFYLIVFIGMYVLALLPIGSLQNLLDGSIIAKLMLEHTPVFTSMVQDWWYIPKD, encoded by the coding sequence ATGCTTGATATTATATTACTTATTATATTTGCTGCTAGTATACTAGTAGGACTTAAACGTGGCTTTATTGTTCAGGCCATCCACCTTCTTAGCTTTTTTGTTGCACTTATTGTAGCGTATATCTATTATAAACCGCTAGCAGAAAAGTTTGTTTTATGGATTCCGTATCCAGGAGTTACAGACGATTCATCAATGATGCTTGTTCTTGATCAGTTGAATGTAGACCAAACATTTTACCGAATCATCGCCTTTGCTGTAATTTTCTTTGGAGTAAAAATTGCATTACAAATTCTCGGTTCCATCTTTGATTTTTTAACCTACTTACCAATTTTAAATTCAGTAAACCGTTTGCTGGGTGCTGTTCTATGTTTTGTTGAATTCTATTTGATAGTGTTTATCGGCATGTATGTGTTAGCATTGCTTCCAATAGGATCTCTGCAAAATCTCTTGGATGGTTCCATCATTGCAAAACTGATGTTAGAGCACACCCCAGTTTTCACAAGCATGGTTCAAGATTGGTGGTATATCCCTAAAGATTAA
- the zapA gene encoding cell division protein ZapA yields the protein MADQEKNRISVEIYGHSYKMVGTESTGHMRLVASIVDDKMREIRVHNPSLDSSKLAVLTAVNTVHELLKLKEQVEQLEEELKKLKG from the coding sequence ATGGCTGACCAAGAAAAAAATCGAATATCCGTAGAAATTTATGGCCATTCCTATAAAATGGTTGGTACTGAGTCTACGGGCCATATGCGATTAGTTGCATCTATAGTTGATGACAAAATGAGAGAAATACGTGTACATAATCCTTCATTAGATAGTTCCAAGCTTGCCGTATTAACAGCTGTCAATACCGTACATGAATTACTAAAATTAAAAGAACAAGTTGAACAGCTTGAAGAAGAATTGAAAAAATTAAAGGGTTGA
- the rnhC gene encoding ribonuclease HIII produces MSNIVLQLSMEEQNKVRSYYASSTIQRNAPGVIFAAKLPDTAITLYKSGKVMFQGSGATREASRWGEVKSPSTQSTITTNSNKTVKTKGDILPENFATMSVLGSDETGTGDYFGPVTVAAVYVPKEKIDLIYELGVKDSKMLNDQIMLKIAPDIMAVCPYSILTLRNDRYNAIQAKGYSQGKIKAMLHNQALKHVLTKIEPEKPEYILIDQFAERNIYYNHIKSEKEIVRENVLFSTKAEQLHVSVAAASILARYAFLKEMDRLSKSVGMNLQKGASGKVDDMAARIWIKHGEETLKSISKWHFANTEKARRLVNKKK; encoded by the coding sequence ATGTCAAATATTGTGTTACAGCTTTCAATGGAAGAACAAAATAAAGTGAGATCCTATTATGCTTCTTCGACTATACAACGCAATGCACCCGGAGTAATTTTTGCAGCAAAACTTCCGGATACAGCTATTACCCTCTACAAATCCGGAAAGGTAATGTTCCAAGGAAGTGGAGCCACAAGAGAAGCAAGCCGTTGGGGTGAAGTCAAATCCCCTTCTACTCAATCAACAATTACTACAAATTCAAATAAAACGGTTAAAACAAAGGGCGATATACTTCCTGAAAATTTCGCAACGATGTCAGTGCTAGGGTCAGATGAAACTGGTACTGGTGATTATTTCGGACCAGTTACTGTTGCAGCTGTCTATGTACCAAAAGAAAAAATAGACCTTATTTATGAGCTTGGTGTTAAGGATTCAAAAATGTTGAATGACCAGATCATGCTCAAAATTGCTCCTGACATTATGGCTGTTTGCCCTTACAGTATTTTGACATTACGAAATGATAGATATAATGCCATCCAAGCCAAAGGATATTCACAAGGGAAGATAAAGGCGATGCTTCATAACCAAGCTCTAAAACATGTCTTGACTAAAATAGAGCCGGAAAAACCTGAGTATATTTTAATCGACCAATTCGCAGAAAGAAACATCTATTATAATCATATAAAAAGTGAAAAAGAAATTGTTCGTGAGAATGTCTTATTTTCAACAAAAGCCGAGCAGCTTCATGTGTCCGTAGCCGCTGCATCTATTTTAGCTCGTTACGCTTTCTTAAAAGAAATGGACAGATTGTCAAAATCAGTAGGAATGAATCTGCAAAAAGGTGCAAGTGGAAAAGTAGATGATATGGCAGCACGGATATGGATAAAACATGGCGAGGAGACTTTGAAATCCATCTCAAAGTGGCATTTTGCTAATACGGAAAAGGCTAGAAGGCTAGTAAATAAAAAGAAATAG
- a CDS encoding sodium:solute symporter family protein translates to MLATWTWIVTVVLSLFFIGMSLRFRKKSKESFLQFAIAGGTLPFFLLLFTDLATIMGVGNFIGHSSNGFEIGIANIPFIIGEQGAKILFALLFAGFAARFTYKSIAELLNDLILRDKVSRAIVGILTSAIMIAWIGGQAKGMGQLFSVFTGADPLPLIFFFSTVFIIYTTVGGMLSVVWTDFIQGVLLLGIAIWFYIKVYAKIDFSYSTLKTMLAEVNASHLTQISISPWEVVTLFVTGCFGVLAAQMYWQRCFAANNPKAASRAMLYSGIAAILFTILASVSGMIVKALNPNVDSANAVPWLILNEMTQTAALVFFILIFLAAISSASSLLHSAAIVIVNDLIIPFSKEMKDAKLIVLSKWLVVLVGIFSTLAANYSESIISLFSFAYTLTGGGVVPVLIVGLLWKKRKHEKFEMGTQNSRVSVWGGRIGLLSGAIASVLFGILWGVLISTVLTVIVSFILPNKTDLNRTPEFESA, encoded by the coding sequence ATGCTCGCAACCTGGACCTGGATTGTGACTGTTGTTTTAAGTTTATTTTTTATTGGAATGTCTTTGAGATTTAGAAAGAAGTCAAAAGAAAGCTTTCTTCAATTTGCAATTGCTGGAGGAACATTGCCATTTTTCTTACTTTTATTTACTGATCTTGCGACTATTATGGGTGTAGGAAACTTTATCGGTCACTCTTCAAATGGGTTTGAAATTGGCATAGCCAATATACCGTTTATTATCGGAGAGCAAGGCGCAAAAATACTCTTTGCCTTATTATTTGCAGGGTTTGCTGCTAGGTTTACTTATAAAAGTATTGCAGAATTATTAAATGATTTAATCTTAAGGGATAAAGTATCAAGAGCTATTGTAGGAATCTTAACTTCAGCCATCATGATTGCCTGGATTGGGGGGCAAGCAAAAGGTATGGGTCAGCTTTTCTCCGTATTCACAGGCGCAGATCCTCTGCCATTAATCTTTTTCTTCTCCACTGTTTTTATTATCTATACAACGGTAGGCGGAATGTTGTCCGTTGTTTGGACTGATTTTATACAAGGAGTTTTATTGTTGGGTATAGCGATTTGGTTTTATATCAAAGTTTACGCAAAAATCGATTTTAGCTATTCAACGTTAAAAACAATGTTAGCTGAGGTTAATGCTAGTCACCTGACACAAATTAGCATTTCTCCTTGGGAAGTTGTCACACTCTTTGTAACGGGGTGTTTTGGGGTATTAGCTGCTCAAATGTATTGGCAACGATGTTTTGCGGCAAACAATCCCAAAGCAGCTAGTCGAGCTATGTTGTACAGCGGGATTGCTGCAATTTTATTTACCATTTTAGCCTCCGTTTCAGGAATGATTGTAAAAGCATTGAATCCTAATGTAGATTCTGCTAATGCAGTTCCCTGGTTAATCTTAAATGAAATGACCCAAACTGCGGCCCTTGTTTTCTTTATATTAATCTTCTTAGCCGCCATTTCAAGTGCGTCCTCCTTGTTGCATTCTGCAGCCATTGTTATTGTAAATGACCTGATCATCCCCTTTTCAAAGGAAATGAAGGATGCGAAGTTAATTGTTCTATCGAAATGGTTGGTTGTTTTAGTGGGGATATTTTCAACATTAGCAGCGAACTATTCTGAATCCATCATTAGCTTGTTCTCCTTTGCCTATACACTAACTGGTGGTGGGGTTGTACCGGTACTGATTGTTGGACTTTTATGGAAGAAACGGAAACACGAAAAATTTGAAATGGGAACACAAAATAGTCGTGTATCGGTTTGGGGAGGTAGAATCGGTTTACTTTCGGGAGCTATTGCGTCTGTGTTATTTGGAATCCTTTGGGGAGTGCTAATTTCAACAGTCTTAACGGTTATTGTTTCGTTCATTCTTCCAAATAAAACAGATTTAAATAGAACGCCAGAATTTGAAAGTGCATGA
- a CDS encoding hydrolase — protein MLTKEETVLVLIDIQGKLAEIVHDSEFVISNLAKVTEGVQILGLPVLWLEQYPKGLGPTVEKIAQTLPNQKPIEKITFSAYDTPEFVERLEATKRKKVLLAGIETHICVYQTAAHLIQNGYEVEVLADCVSSRTSKSHEIGLQKMMQLGVKVTTVEMALFEMLQVAKGDQFKAISKLVK, from the coding sequence ATGCTTACAAAAGAAGAAACAGTATTAGTATTAATTGATATTCAAGGAAAACTAGCAGAAATCGTTCATGATAGTGAATTTGTGATTTCCAATTTAGCAAAGGTAACAGAAGGGGTCCAGATTTTAGGATTACCAGTTTTATGGCTGGAACAGTATCCTAAAGGGCTTGGACCAACTGTGGAGAAAATTGCACAAACCTTGCCTAATCAAAAACCTATTGAAAAAATAACATTCAGCGCATATGATACACCCGAATTTGTTGAACGATTAGAAGCAACAAAGCGTAAAAAGGTTCTGCTTGCTGGAATCGAAACACATATCTGCGTATACCAAACAGCCGCACATTTAATTCAAAATGGTTATGAAGTGGAAGTACTTGCAGATTGTGTATCTTCACGCACATCAAAGTCTCATGAAATCGGACTTCAAAAAATGATGCAGCTGGGTGTAAAGGTGACTACTGTAGAAATGGCCCTATTTGAAATGCTTCAGGTTGCAAAAGGAGATCAGTTTAAAGCAATTAGTAAGCTTGTAAAATAA
- a CDS encoding nucleoside-diphosphate sugar epimerase translates to MIRLSWLISLGISLLGFLIIGHFFTIQPEESVGSESLGFIGIIFVLPFLLLSMFITYRYIFKLTRNTNDRLMKSFSVAGGFLLICVLVYFSLGYKNETLAKLDGANVGRIFNLPELNEYTYSIYFNFYTFAFIHAVVGVIAALVGVLNPGTKKEELPE, encoded by the coding sequence TTGATTCGATTAAGTTGGTTAATAAGTCTTGGGATTTCGCTGCTCGGCTTTCTCATAATAGGACATTTCTTCACAATTCAACCCGAAGAATCTGTGGGTAGTGAAAGTTTAGGTTTTATCGGGATAATATTTGTTTTACCGTTTTTATTGCTCAGTATGTTTATTACATATCGATACATTTTCAAGTTGACAAGGAATACAAACGATCGATTAATGAAGTCTTTCTCGGTTGCTGGAGGATTTTTGTTGATTTGTGTACTCGTGTACTTTTCACTAGGTTATAAAAATGAAACTTTAGCTAAATTGGATGGAGCTAACGTTGGCAGGATATTTAATTTACCAGAATTAAATGAGTATACATATTCGATTTATTTTAATTTTTATACCTTCGCATTCATTCACGCCGTTGTCGGTGTAATCGCTGCATTGGTTGGAGTATTAAACCCTGGAACGAAAAAAGAAGAGTTGCCCGAGTAA
- the pheT gene encoding phenylalanine--tRNA ligase subunit beta, with the protein MLVSLNWLKQYVDIDGIAPEELAEKITRSGIEVDAVIDRSQGMTNVVAGHVVSKEKHPDADKLNVCQVEVGEGDIRQIICGAPNVAAGQKVIVALPGARLPGGVKIKKAKMRGQESNGMICSLQELGVEGRVVPKAYAEGIYVLPEETVPGSDALELIGLRDTVLELGLTPNRSDALSMLGVAYEVAAILSQDVKLPEIKYNTVSEKAEDFIKVRVEAKENPLYAAKVVKNVKIEESPLWLQHYLMAAGVRPHNNVVDITNYILMEYGQPLHAFDYDALSSNEILVRLANEGEKIVTLDDQERTLKGHNLVITNGKEPVAIAGVMGGANSEVTSDTTTVVIEAAYFDGFSVRRTSKELGLRSDSSARFEKGVDPNRVLIAGERAAQLLAELAGGEVLEGTVAVDDLDKSPARVVVSPDFINNRLGMKISLEDMLSILNRLQFDVEAANGLLIIDAPTRRQDIKIEEDIVEEIARLYGYDEIPMTLPEGNEQIGGLTPYQGKRRIARNVMEGAGLYQAVTYSLTSDELAQKFALKAEDTTRLLMPMSEERSTLRQSLIPHLVEAASYNVARKADSLALYEIGSVFLGKTAEELPYEEEHLALVVSGKWVDNAWQGEKLPVDFFVAKGIVESLFEKLGLTERLSFEKASVDGLHPGQTATILLDGEKVGIIGGLHPSERKKYDLKDTFVAELNLNAILTAEVEELVYTSVPRFPAMTRDIALELDRSKPAGEIIQIIRNAGTKLLKEVKVFDVYEGEKMEAGKKSVAFSLTYFDPDRTLTDDEVVSAHNKVLKALTEAGAELR; encoded by the coding sequence ATGTTAGTTTCATTAAATTGGTTAAAACAATATGTTGATATAGATGGTATTGCACCAGAAGAGTTAGCTGAAAAAATTACGCGTTCAGGGATTGAAGTGGATGCGGTAATCGATCGTTCCCAGGGAATGACAAATGTTGTAGCTGGGCATGTCGTTTCAAAAGAAAAGCATCCCGATGCAGATAAATTGAATGTTTGCCAAGTGGAAGTAGGTGAAGGGGATATCCGTCAAATTATTTGTGGTGCTCCTAATGTGGCAGCTGGGCAAAAAGTAATCGTCGCTTTACCTGGTGCACGTCTTCCAGGTGGGGTAAAGATTAAAAAAGCGAAAATGCGCGGTCAAGAATCAAACGGAATGATTTGTTCTCTACAAGAATTAGGTGTTGAAGGTCGAGTTGTACCAAAAGCCTATGCAGAAGGGATTTATGTATTACCTGAAGAGACAGTTCCTGGTAGTGACGCATTAGAATTAATCGGACTTCGTGATACTGTATTGGAACTGGGTTTAACGCCAAATCGTTCAGATGCCCTTTCTATGCTTGGGGTTGCTTATGAAGTAGCTGCAATTTTATCACAAGATGTAAAATTACCTGAAATCAAGTACAATACAGTTTCAGAAAAAGCTGAAGATTTCATTAAAGTTCGTGTGGAAGCAAAAGAAAATCCATTATACGCAGCGAAAGTTGTTAAAAATGTGAAAATCGAAGAATCTCCACTTTGGCTGCAGCACTACTTAATGGCTGCGGGTGTACGTCCGCATAACAATGTAGTTGATATAACGAACTATATTTTAATGGAATATGGTCAGCCTCTACATGCATTCGACTATGATGCATTAAGCTCAAACGAAATCCTTGTCCGTTTAGCAAATGAAGGCGAGAAAATTGTAACTTTAGATGATCAGGAACGTACTTTAAAAGGTCATAATCTTGTTATTACAAATGGCAAAGAACCCGTTGCAATTGCAGGTGTTATGGGTGGTGCGAACTCTGAGGTTACAAGTGACACAACAACAGTTGTCATCGAAGCAGCTTATTTCGATGGTTTCTCCGTTCGTCGTACATCAAAGGAATTAGGCTTGCGCTCTGATTCGTCTGCTCGTTTTGAAAAAGGGGTAGATCCAAACCGCGTACTTATTGCAGGAGAACGTGCTGCTCAGCTTTTAGCGGAGCTTGCTGGCGGAGAGGTTCTAGAAGGAACTGTAGCCGTGGATGATTTAGATAAATCGCCTGCACGAGTTGTTGTTTCACCAGATTTCATCAACAATCGTCTTGGCATGAAAATTTCACTAGAGGATATGTTATCCATTCTAAATCGTCTACAATTCGATGTGGAAGCAGCAAATGGTTTATTAATTATTGATGCACCTACACGTCGTCAGGATATTAAAATTGAGGAAGATATCGTGGAAGAAATTGCGAGACTTTATGGATATGATGAAATCCCGATGACATTACCGGAAGGCAATGAGCAAATTGGCGGCTTAACTCCTTACCAAGGAAAACGTCGCATCGCTCGCAATGTAATGGAAGGTGCCGGACTTTACCAGGCAGTCACATATTCATTAACATCAGATGAGCTTGCTCAAAAATTCGCACTTAAAGCCGAAGATACAACTAGATTATTAATGCCAATGAGTGAAGAACGTTCAACTTTACGACAAAGCTTAATTCCACATTTAGTAGAAGCAGCAAGCTATAACGTGGCTCGTAAAGCGGATTCTCTAGCTTTATATGAAATTGGTTCTGTATTCCTTGGTAAAACAGCAGAAGAACTTCCGTATGAAGAAGAGCATCTTGCTCTAGTGGTTTCAGGCAAATGGGTAGATAATGCATGGCAAGGCGAGAAGCTACCAGTAGATTTCTTTGTTGCCAAAGGAATTGTAGAAAGCTTATTTGAAAAGCTTGGCTTAACTGAACGCCTATCTTTCGAAAAAGCAAGTGTTGATGGACTTCACCCTGGTCAAACGGCTACTATTCTACTTGACGGAGAAAAAGTAGGAATAATCGGTGGTTTACACCCTTCAGAACGAAAAAAATACGATTTAAAAGATACATTTGTAGCAGAATTAAACTTGAATGCGATTCTTACAGCTGAAGTTGAGGAATTAGTTTACACATCTGTTCCGCGTTTCCCGGCAATGACACGTGACATTGCTTTAGAGCTCGATCGTTCAAAACCAGCTGGCGAAATTATCCAAATTATCCGTAATGCTGGAACAAAATTATTAAAAGAAGTAAAAGTCTTCGATGTTTATGAAGGAGAGAAAATGGAGGCTGGTAAAAAATCCGTTGCCTTCTCATTAACATACTTCGATCCAGATCGTACATTAACGGACGATGAAGTAGTAAGCGCACATAACAAAGTGTTAAAAGCTTTAACTGAAGCTGGTGCCGAACTTCGATAA